A single region of the Bacillus cereus genome encodes:
- the rpsL gene encoding 30S ribosomal protein S12, protein MPTINQLVRNGRTDKVWKSKSPALNKGFNSLKKKSTDISAPQKRGVCTRVGTMTPKKPNSALRKYARVRLTNGIEVTAYIPGIGHNLQEHSVVLIRGGRVKDLPGVRYHIVRGALDTAGVDKRMQGRSKYGTKRPKPAKK, encoded by the coding sequence ATGCCTACTATTAACCAATTAGTGAGAAATGGTCGTACTGATAAAGTATGGAAATCTAAATCACCTGCGTTAAACAAAGGTTTTAACTCTTTAAAGAAAAAATCAACTGATATCTCTGCACCTCAAAAACGTGGTGTATGTACTCGTGTTGGTACAATGACTCCAAAGAAACCTAACTCAGCGTTACGTAAATACGCTCGTGTACGTTTAACAAACGGTATTGAAGTTACAGCTTACATCCCAGGTATCGGTCATAACCTACAAGAGCATAGCGTAGTATTAATTCGCGGTGGTCGAGTAAAGGATTTACCAGGGGTACGTTACCACATCGTTCGTGGAGCGCTTGATACAGCTGGTGTTGACAAACGTATGCAAGGACGTTCTAAATATGGTACTAAGCGACCAAAACCTGCTAAAAAATAA
- the fusA gene encoding elongation factor G, with amino-acid sequence MTREFSLENTRNIGIMAHIDAGKTTATERILYYTGRIHKIGETHEGASQMDWMEQEQERGITITSAATTAQWKGHRVNIIDTPGHVDFTVEVERSLRVLDGAVAVLDAQSGVEPQTETVWRQATTYGVPRIVFVNKMDKIGADFLYSVGTIHDRLQANAHPIQLPIGAEDEFNGIIDLVEECAYMYGNDLGTDIERVEIPEEHKELAAEYRGKLIEAVAELDEEMMMKYLEGEEITIEELKAGIRKATTSVEFFPVICGSAFKNKGVQILLDAVIDYLPSPLDVPAIKGTLPDTEEEIERKSSDEEPFAALAFKIMTDPYVGKLTFFRVYSGVLNSGSYVKNSTKGKRERVGRILQMHANSREEISTVYAGDIAAAVGLKDTTTGDTLCDEKSLVILESMEFPEPVISVAIEPKSKADQDKMGTALSKLSEEDPTFRAHTDQETGQTIIAGMGELHLDIIVDRMRREFKVEANVGAPQVAYRETFRAAAKVEGKFARQSGGRGQFGHVWIEFEPNEEGKGFEFQNKIVGGVVPREYIPAVGAGLEDSLKNGVLAGYPLVDIKAALVDGSYHDVDSSEMAFKIAASMALKAAVSKCSPVILEPMMKVEVVIPEEYMGDIMGDVTSRRGRVEGMEARGNAQVVRAMVPLSEMFGYATALRSNTQGRGTFSMTFDHYEEVPKSVSEEIIKKNKGE; translated from the coding sequence ATGACTAGAGAGTTCTCTTTAGAAAACACTCGTAATATTGGTATCATGGCTCACATCGATGCTGGTAAAACAACAGCAACTGAGCGTATTCTGTATTACACAGGACGTATTCATAAAATCGGTGAAACTCATGAAGGTGCATCTCAGATGGACTGGATGGAGCAAGAGCAAGAGCGTGGTATCACAATTACTTCTGCTGCAACTACAGCTCAATGGAAAGGTCACCGTGTAAACATCATTGACACTCCAGGACACGTAGACTTCACAGTAGAAGTAGAACGTTCTTTACGCGTACTTGATGGTGCGGTAGCAGTACTTGATGCACAATCTGGTGTAGAACCACAAACAGAAACTGTTTGGCGTCAGGCTACTACTTACGGTGTACCTCGTATCGTATTCGTTAACAAAATGGATAAGATTGGTGCAGATTTCTTATACTCTGTAGGAACAATCCACGATCGTTTACAAGCAAACGCACATCCAATTCAGTTACCAATCGGTGCTGAAGACGAGTTCAATGGTATCATTGACCTTGTTGAAGAATGTGCTTACATGTACGGTAACGATTTAGGAACAGACATCGAGCGTGTCGAAATTCCTGAAGAGCACAAAGAATTAGCTGCAGAATACCGTGGAAAACTTATTGAAGCGGTAGCTGAGCTTGATGAAGAAATGATGATGAAGTACCTAGAAGGTGAAGAAATCACTATAGAAGAGCTTAAAGCTGGTATCCGTAAGGCTACAACTTCTGTAGAATTCTTCCCAGTAATCTGTGGTTCTGCATTCAAAAACAAAGGTGTTCAAATTCTGTTAGACGCAGTTATCGACTACCTACCATCTCCATTAGATGTACCAGCTATTAAAGGTACTCTTCCGGATACAGAGGAAGAAATCGAACGTAAGTCTAGCGATGAAGAACCATTCGCAGCTTTAGCATTCAAAATCATGACTGACCCTTATGTTGGTAAGTTAACGTTCTTCCGTGTGTATTCTGGTGTGTTAAACTCTGGATCATACGTGAAAAACTCAACTAAAGGTAAGCGTGAGCGTGTAGGTCGTATCCTACAAATGCACGCTAACAGCCGTGAAGAGATTTCAACAGTTTACGCTGGTGATATCGCTGCTGCTGTAGGTTTAAAAGATACTACTACTGGTGATACTCTTTGTGATGAGAAGAGTCTTGTTATCCTTGAGTCTATGGAATTCCCAGAGCCAGTTATCTCTGTAGCTATCGAACCAAAATCTAAAGCTGACCAAGATAAAATGGGTACAGCACTATCTAAGCTTTCTGAAGAAGATCCAACATTCCGTGCTCACACTGACCAAGAAACTGGCCAAACAATCATCGCTGGTATGGGTGAACTTCACCTTGATATCATCGTTGACCGTATGCGTCGTGAATTCAAAGTGGAAGCAAACGTTGGTGCTCCTCAGGTAGCATACCGTGAGACTTTCCGCGCTGCTGCGAAAGTTGAAGGTAAGTTCGCTCGTCAATCTGGTGGTCGTGGACAATTCGGTCACGTTTGGATTGAGTTTGAACCTAATGAAGAAGGTAAAGGTTTTGAATTCCAAAACAAAATCGTCGGTGGTGTAGTTCCACGTGAATACATCCCAGCTGTTGGAGCGGGTCTTGAAGACTCACTTAAAAATGGTGTACTAGCTGGTTATCCACTAGTTGACATTAAAGCTGCGTTAGTTGACGGTTCTTACCATGATGTCGATTCATCTGAGATGGCGTTCAAAATCGCTGCATCTATGGCACTTAAAGCTGCGGTTTCTAAATGTAGCCCAGTAATTCTTGAGCCAATGATGAAAGTTGAAGTTGTAATTCCTGAAGAGTACATGGGTGACATTATGGGCGACGTAACATCTCGTCGTGGACGTGTAGAAGGTATGGAAGCTCGCGGTAACGCACAAGTTGTTCGCGCTATGGTTCCACTTTCTGAAATGTTCGGTTATGCAACGGCATTACGTTCTAACACTCAAGGACGCGGAACATTCTCAATGACATTTGATCATTATGAAGAAGTACCGAAGTCTGTTTCTGAAGAAATTATTAAAAAAAATAAAGGTGAATAA
- a CDS encoding 50S ribosomal protein L7ae-like protein → MSYQKVSNAENVVVGHKRTLEAIKNGIVKEVVIAEDADVRLTHIIIRTALQHNIPITKVESVRKLGKVSGIQVGASAIGIIS, encoded by the coding sequence ATGTCTTATCAAAAAGTGTCAAATGCTGAAAATGTAGTCGTTGGTCATAAACGAACATTGGAAGCAATCAAAAACGGTATAGTTAAAGAAGTTGTTATTGCGGAAGATGCTGATGTGCGGTTAACCCATATTATCATTCGCACTGCTTTGCAACATAACATACCCATAACAAAAGTTGAATCAGTTCGTAAGCTTGGAAAAGTTTCGGGGATTCAAGTAGGAGCTTCAGCAATAGGAATAATAAGTTAA
- the rpoC gene encoding DNA-directed RNA polymerase subunit beta' has protein sequence MIDVNNFEYMKIGLASPDKIRSWSYGEVKKPETINYRTLKPEKDGLFCERIFGPQKDWECHCGKYKRVRYKGVVCDRCGVEVTRAKVRRERMGHIELAAPVSHIWYFKGIPSRMGLVLDMSPRALEEVIYFASYVVTESGDTPLDKKQLLSEKEYRAYRDRYGSTFQAAMGAEAIKKLLQDIDLDKEVDFLKEELKTAQGQRRTRAIKRLEVLEAFRNSGNHPSWMILDVLPVIPPELRPMVQLDGGRFATSDLNDLYRRVINRNNRLKRLLDLGAPSIIVQNEKRMLQEAVDALIDNGRRGRPVTGPGNRPLKSLSHMLKGKQGRFRQNLLGKRVDYSGRSVIVVGPNLKMYQCGLPKEMALELFKPFVMKELVEKGLAHNIKSAKRKIERVQPEVWDVLESVIKEHPVLLNRAPTLHRLGIQAFEPTLVEGRAIRLHPLVCTAYNADFDGDQMAVHVPLSSEAQAEARILMLAAQNILNPKDGKPVVTPSQDMVLGNYYLTLEREGAIGEGMVFKDANEAILAYQNGYVHLHTRVAVAASSVNNVTFTEEQKSKLLLTTVGKLIFNEILPESFPYINEPTNSNLEKETPAEYFVEKGANIKEIIASREEVAPFSKKILGNIIAEVFKRFKITETSRMLDRMKNLGFMYSTKAGITVGVSDILVLGEKDEILHEAQAKVDNVIKQFRRGLITEEERYDRVISIWSNAKDVIQGKLMKSLNKRNPIFMMSDSGARGNASNFTQLAGMRGLMANPSGRIIELPIKSSFREGLTVLEYFISTHGARKGLADTALKTADSGYLTRRLVDVAQDVIVREDDCGTDRGLLIGAIKEGNEVIESLYDRLVGRFARKTVKHPETGEVLVAENQLITEDIAHIVENSGVETVNIRSAFTCNTRHGVCKKCYGRNLATGTDVEVGEAVGIIAAQSIGEPGTQLTMRTFHTGGVAGDDITQGLPRIQEIFEARNPKGQAVISEIDGVIAAINDVKDRQEVVVQGEVEARTYAIPYGARLKVTPGQPISHGKELTEGSIDPKELLKVTDITAVQEYLLREVQKVYRMQGVEIGDKHVEVMVRQMLRKVRVSDAGETDVLPGTLLDIHQFTDANAKVLLQGKQPATARPVLLGITKASLETDSFLSAASFQETTRVLTDAAIKGKRDELLGLKENVIIGKLVPAGTGMNRYRKVDLVKTTQDDMNVENDEIYVEQ, from the coding sequence TTGATAGATGTAAATAACTTTGAATATATGAAGATTGGACTTGCTTCACCTGACAAGATTCGTTCTTGGTCATACGGTGAAGTTAAGAAACCAGAAACGATTAATTATCGTACGTTAAAGCCTGAAAAAGACGGCTTGTTCTGTGAGCGTATTTTCGGACCACAAAAGGACTGGGAATGTCATTGCGGAAAATATAAACGTGTACGTTATAAAGGTGTAGTTTGTGATCGATGTGGCGTTGAAGTAACGCGTGCAAAAGTTCGTCGTGAACGTATGGGTCATATCGAATTAGCTGCTCCTGTATCTCATATTTGGTATTTCAAAGGTATCCCGAGCCGCATGGGACTTGTCTTAGACATGTCCCCTCGCGCGCTTGAAGAAGTAATTTATTTCGCTTCTTATGTTGTAACAGAAAGTGGAGATACACCACTTGATAAGAAGCAATTACTTTCTGAAAAAGAATACCGTGCATATCGTGATCGATATGGCAGCACATTCCAGGCTGCTATGGGTGCAGAAGCGATTAAAAAGCTATTACAAGACATCGATTTAGATAAAGAAGTAGACTTCTTAAAGGAAGAATTAAAAACAGCACAAGGACAACGACGTACTCGTGCTATTAAACGTCTAGAAGTATTAGAAGCATTCCGTAACTCTGGAAATCACCCATCTTGGATGATCCTAGATGTTCTTCCAGTTATCCCACCAGAACTACGCCCAATGGTACAGTTGGATGGTGGACGTTTTGCTACTTCTGATTTAAACGACTTATACCGTCGTGTAATTAACCGTAACAACCGTTTAAAACGTCTATTGGACTTAGGTGCACCAAGCATCATCGTTCAAAACGAAAAACGTATGTTACAAGAAGCTGTAGACGCATTAATCGATAATGGTCGCCGTGGCCGTCCAGTTACTGGACCAGGTAACCGTCCATTAAAATCACTATCTCACATGCTTAAAGGTAAACAAGGACGTTTCCGTCAAAACTTACTAGGTAAACGTGTTGACTACTCTGGTCGTTCTGTAATCGTTGTAGGACCGAACTTAAAGATGTACCAATGTGGATTACCGAAAGAAATGGCACTTGAACTGTTCAAACCTTTCGTTATGAAAGAGTTAGTGGAAAAAGGGTTAGCACACAACATTAAGAGTGCGAAACGTAAAATCGAGCGTGTACAACCTGAAGTTTGGGACGTTTTAGAATCTGTGATCAAAGAACATCCAGTACTTCTAAACCGCGCACCAACACTTCACCGTCTTGGTATCCAGGCGTTTGAACCTACATTAGTAGAAGGTCGTGCAATCCGTCTTCACCCACTTGTATGTACTGCATACAATGCGGACTTTGATGGTGACCAAATGGCGGTTCACGTTCCGTTATCATCAGAAGCACAAGCAGAAGCTCGTATTCTTATGTTAGCGGCACAAAACATCTTGAATCCAAAAGACGGAAAACCAGTTGTTACTCCATCTCAGGATATGGTATTAGGTAACTACTACTTAACACTTGAGCGTGAAGGTGCAATCGGTGAAGGTATGGTCTTCAAAGATGCAAACGAAGCAATACTTGCATACCAAAATGGATATGTACATCTGCACACACGTGTTGCAGTTGCTGCAAGTTCAGTAAATAATGTAACATTTACTGAAGAGCAGAAGAGTAAGCTTCTATTAACAACAGTTGGTAAATTAATATTTAACGAGATCTTACCAGAGTCGTTCCCTTATATTAATGAACCAACAAATTCAAACCTTGAAAAAGAAACACCAGCGGAATATTTCGTTGAAAAAGGTGCGAACATTAAAGAAATTATTGCTAGTCGCGAAGAAGTGGCACCATTTAGCAAGAAGATTCTTGGTAACATCATTGCGGAAGTATTCAAGCGTTTCAAAATTACAGAGACGTCTCGCATGCTTGACCGTATGAAGAACCTAGGATTTATGTACTCTACAAAAGCTGGTATTACAGTTGGGGTATCTGACATTCTTGTATTAGGTGAAAAAGATGAAATTCTCCACGAAGCACAAGCAAAAGTAGATAATGTAATTAAACAATTCCGTCGCGGTTTAATCACGGAAGAAGAACGTTACGATCGCGTTATCTCTATTTGGAGTAATGCAAAAGATGTTATCCAAGGAAAACTGATGAAGTCCTTGAATAAACGCAACCCAATCTTCATGATGAGTGATTCCGGTGCCCGTGGTAACGCATCTAACTTCACTCAGCTTGCTGGTATGCGTGGTCTGATGGCCAATCCATCTGGTCGTATCATTGAACTTCCGATCAAATCAAGTTTCCGTGAAGGTTTAACAGTACTTGAGTACTTCATCTCTACGCATGGTGCTCGTAAAGGTCTTGCCGATACAGCACTTAAGACTGCCGATTCTGGTTACTTAACACGTCGTCTTGTAGACGTTGCACAAGATGTAATTGTTCGTGAAGATGATTGTGGAACAGATCGTGGTTTACTAATCGGTGCGATTAAAGAGGGTAATGAAGTAATTGAGTCATTATATGATCGTCTTGTTGGACGTTTTGCAAGAAAAACTGTAAAACATCCTGAAACAGGTGAAGTATTAGTTGCTGAAAATCAATTAATTACTGAAGATATCGCTCATATCGTTGAAAATTCGGGTGTTGAAACTGTAAACATTCGTTCAGCGTTTACGTGTAATACTCGCCATGGTGTATGTAAGAAGTGTTACGGTCGTAACTTAGCAACTGGTACAGACGTAGAAGTAGGAGAAGCGGTAGGTATTATCGCAGCTCAATCTATCGGTGAGCCAGGTACACAGTTAACGATGCGTACGTTCCATACAGGTGGGGTTGCCGGAGATGATATCACACAAGGTTTACCTCGTATCCAAGAGATCTTTGAAGCTCGTAATCCGAAAGGTCAGGCAGTTATCAGTGAAATCGACGGTGTTATCGCAGCGATCAACGATGTTAAAGATCGTCAAGAAGTAGTTGTACAGGGTGAAGTTGAAGCTCGTACGTATGCTATTCCTTACGGTGCTCGTCTGAAAGTAACTCCAGGACAGCCAATTAGCCACGGTAAAGAGTTAACAGAAGGTTCTATTGATCCGAAAGAATTACTAAAAGTAACGGACATTACGGCAGTTCAAGAATACCTATTACGTGAAGTTCAAAAAGTATACCGTATGCAAGGGGTAGAAATTGGCGACAAACACGTAGAAGTAATGGTACGTCAAATGCTACGTAAAGTTCGTGTAAGTGATGCGGGTGAAACAGATGTATTACCAGGAACATTACTAGATATCCATCAGTTTACTGATGCGAATGCGAAGGTGTTACTACAAGGTAAACAACCAGCGACAGCTAGACCTGTTTTACTTGGTATTACAAAAGCTTCACTTGAAACTGATTCATTCTTATCTGCAGCATCATTCCAAGAAACAACTCGTGTCTTAACTGATGCAGCAATTAAAGGTAAACGTGATGAGCTTCTAGGATTGAAAGAGAACGTTATTATCGGTAAACTTGTTCCTGCTGGAACAGGTATGAATCGTTATCGCAAAGTGGACCTTGTAAAAACAACACAAGATGACATGAATGTAGAAAACGATGAGATTTATGTGGAACAGTAA
- the rpoB gene encoding DNA-directed RNA polymerase subunit beta — protein MTGQLVQYGRHRQRRSYARISEVLELPNLIEIQTSSYQWFLDEGLREMFQDISPIEDFTGNLSLEFIDYSLGEPKYSVDECKERDVTYAAPLRVKVRLINKETGEVKEQDVFMGDFPLMTETGTFVINGAERVIVSQLVRSPSVYYSGKVDKNGKRGFTATVIPNRGAWLEYETDAKDVVYVRIDRTRKLPVTVLLRALGFGSDQEITELLGDNEYLSNTLEKDNTDSTEKALLEIYERLRPGEPPTVENAKSLLVSRFFDPKRYDLANVGRYKINKKLHIKNRLFNQRLAETLVDPETGEILAAEGTILDRRTLDRILPYLEKNIGFKTAKPMGGVVEGDVELQSIKIYAPESEGERSINVIGNANITRDVKHITPGDILASISYFFNLLYKVGDTDDIDHLGNRRLRSVGELLQNQFRIGLSRMERVVRERMSIQDTNAITPQALINIRPVIASIKEFFGSSQLSQFMDQTNPLAELTHKRRLSALGPGGLTRERAGFEVRDVHYSHYGRMCPIETPEGPNIGLINSLSSFAKVNEFGFIETPYRRVDPETGLVTGHVDYLTADEEDNYVVAQANMKLSEEGEFLDEDIVARFRGENIVTNKERIDYMDVSPKQVVSAATACIPFLENDDSNRALMGANMQRQAVPLMNPESPIVGTGMEYVSAKDSGAAVICKYPGVVERVEAREIWVRRYVEVDGQTVKGDLDRYKMQKFIRSNQGTCYNQRPIVSVGNEVVKGEILADGPSMELGELALGRNVLVGFMTWDGYNYEDAIIMSERLVKDDVYTSIHIEEYESEARDTKLGPEEITRDIPNVGEDALRNLDERGIIRVGAEVKDGDLLVGKVTPKGVTELTAEERLLHAIFGEKAREVRDTSLRVPHGGGGIILDVKVFNREDGDELPPGVNQLVRAYIVQKRKISEGDKMAGRHGNKGVISRILPEEDMPYLPDGTPIDIMLNPLGVPSRMNIGQVLELHLGMAARYLGIHIATPVFDGAREEDVWGTIEEAGMANDAKTILYDGRTGEPFDNRVSVGVMYMIKLAHMVDDKLHARSTGPYSLVTQQPLGGKAQFGGQRFGEMEVWALEAYGAAYTLQEILTVKSDDVIGRVKTYEAIVKGENVPEPGVPESFKVLIKELQSLGMDVKMMSSDDTEIEMRDTEDDDDHQSADKLNVEVETTKE, from the coding sequence TTGACAGGTCAACTAGTTCAATACGGACGCCACCGCCAACGAAGAAGTTATGCCCGTATTAGTGAAGTATTAGAGTTACCAAATCTTATCGAAATTCAAACCTCTTCTTATCAGTGGTTTCTTGATGAGGGTTTGCGAGAAATGTTCCAGGACATTTCTCCGATCGAAGACTTTACGGGAAATCTATCGCTTGAATTTATCGACTACAGCTTAGGTGAACCTAAATACTCTGTAGACGAATGCAAAGAGCGTGATGTGACGTATGCAGCACCACTTCGTGTAAAAGTGCGTCTAATCAACAAGGAAACTGGTGAAGTAAAAGAACAAGATGTGTTCATGGGAGATTTCCCACTCATGACAGAGACTGGAACATTCGTAATTAACGGTGCAGAACGTGTTATCGTTTCCCAGTTAGTTCGCTCTCCAAGCGTATACTATAGTGGCAAAGTGGATAAAAACGGAAAACGTGGTTTTACTGCTACTGTAATTCCAAACCGCGGAGCTTGGTTAGAGTATGAAACAGATGCTAAGGATGTTGTATATGTGCGTATTGACCGTACGCGTAAACTTCCTGTAACTGTTTTGTTACGCGCATTAGGGTTTGGCTCTGATCAAGAAATCACCGAGCTTTTAGGTGATAACGAATACTTAAGCAATACGTTAGAAAAAGACAACACAGATAGCACAGAAAAAGCATTGCTTGAAATTTATGAGCGTCTACGTCCTGGTGAACCACCAACAGTAGAAAATGCAAAGAGCTTACTTGTGTCTCGTTTCTTTGATCCAAAGCGCTATGATTTAGCAAATGTAGGTCGCTATAAGATCAACAAAAAGCTACACATTAAAAACAGATTGTTTAACCAACGTTTAGCTGAAACATTAGTGGATCCAGAAACTGGTGAAATTTTAGCGGCAGAAGGAACAATCTTAGATCGTCGTACACTGGATCGCATTTTACCTTACTTAGAGAAAAACATTGGATTCAAAACAGCGAAACCAATGGGTGGAGTGGTAGAAGGCGATGTTGAGCTGCAATCTATTAAGATTTATGCTCCAGAATCAGAAGGCGAACGTTCTATCAACGTAATTGGGAATGCAAATATTACTCGCGATGTAAAACACATCACACCAGGTGATATTCTGGCTTCTATTAGTTACTTCTTCAACTTACTATACAAAGTAGGGGATACAGATGATATTGACCACTTAGGAAACCGTCGTCTGCGTTCAGTAGGAGAACTATTACAAAACCAATTCCGTATCGGTCTTTCTCGTATGGAACGTGTTGTTCGTGAGAGAATGTCGATTCAAGATACAAATGCAATTACACCACAGGCATTAATCAATATTCGTCCTGTTATTGCATCTATTAAAGAGTTCTTCGGAAGTTCTCAGTTATCTCAGTTCATGGACCAAACAAACCCATTAGCAGAGTTAACTCACAAACGAAGACTATCTGCATTAGGACCCGGTGGTTTAACGCGTGAGCGCGCAGGCTTTGAAGTACGTGACGTTCACTACTCTCACTATGGTCGTATGTGTCCAATTGAAACACCAGAGGGACCAAACATCGGTTTGATTAACTCATTATCTTCGTTCGCGAAAGTAAATGAGTTTGGTTTCATCGAAACACCATACCGTCGTGTTGACCCAGAAACTGGTCTCGTAACAGGGCATGTTGATTATTTAACAGCAGATGAAGAAGATAATTATGTTGTAGCCCAAGCGAATATGAAATTATCTGAAGAAGGAGAATTCCTTGATGAAGATATCGTAGCTCGTTTCCGTGGTGAAAACATTGTCACAAATAAAGAGCGCATCGACTACATGGATGTATCTCCAAAACAAGTAGTGTCGGCAGCGACAGCTTGTATTCCGTTCTTAGAAAACGATGACTCTAACCGCGCACTTATGGGAGCGAACATGCAACGTCAGGCGGTTCCGTTAATGAATCCGGAATCTCCGATTGTAGGTACAGGTATGGAGTACGTATCAGCAAAAGACTCAGGTGCTGCAGTAATCTGTAAATACCCTGGTGTTGTTGAGCGCGTAGAAGCACGTGAAATTTGGGTACGTCGCTATGTAGAAGTTGACGGTCAAACAGTAAAAGGCGATTTAGATCGCTACAAAATGCAGAAATTCATTCGTTCTAACCAAGGAACTTGTTACAACCAACGTCCAATCGTAAGTGTTGGAAATGAAGTTGTAAAAGGTGAAATCCTTGCGGATGGTCCTTCTATGGAACTAGGCGAATTAGCACTTGGACGTAACGTGCTTGTTGGCTTCATGACATGGGACGGTTATAACTACGAGGATGCGATCATCATGAGTGAGCGCCTTGTAAAAGATGATGTGTACACTTCTATTCATATTGAAGAATATGAGTCAGAAGCTCGTGATACGAAGCTTGGACCAGAAGAAATTACACGTGATATTCCGAATGTTGGAGAAGATGCACTTCGTAACCTTGACGAGCGCGGTATTATTCGCGTCGGTGCTGAAGTAAAAGATGGAGACCTACTTGTTGGTAAAGTAACACCAAAAGGTGTAACAGAATTAACGGCAGAAGAACGTCTATTACATGCAATCTTCGGTGAAAAAGCGCGTGAAGTACGTGATACATCACTACGTGTACCACACGGTGGTGGCGGTATTATCTTAGACGTAAAAGTATTCAACCGTGAAGATGGCGATGAATTGCCACCAGGCGTGAATCAACTTGTACGTGCATATATCGTTCAAAAACGTAAAATTTCTGAAGGTGACAAGATGGCCGGACGTCACGGTAACAAAGGTGTTATCTCTCGTATTTTACCAGAAGAAGATATGCCTTACTTACCAGACGGTACGCCAATCGATATCATGTTAAACCCATTAGGGGTACCATCTCGTATGAATATCGGTCAGGTATTAGAGCTTCATCTTGGTATGGCAGCAAGATATCTTGGTATTCACATTGCAACACCAGTATTCGATGGTGCTCGTGAGGAAGATGTATGGGGCACAATTGAAGAAGCTGGTATGGCAAATGACGCGAAAACAATCCTGTATGACGGACGTACTGGTGAACCATTCGATAACCGCGTATCTGTTGGTGTCATGTATATGATCAAACTTGCGCACATGGTTGACGATAAACTTCATGCTCGTTCTACTGGACCATACTCACTTGTAACGCAGCAACCTCTTGGAGGTAAAGCTCAGTTCGGTGGACAGCGTTTCGGTGAGATGGAGGTTTGGGCACTTGAAGCTTACGGTGCTGCTTATACTCTTCAAGAAATCTTAACAGTGAAGTCTGATGATGTTATTGGACGTGTTAAGACGTATGAAGCAATTGTTAAAGGCGAAAATGTTCCAGAGCCAGGCGTTCCAGAATCATTCAAAGTATTGATTAAAGAACTGCAAAGTTTAGGTATGGACGTTAAAATGATGTCTAGCGACGACACAGAAATTGAAATGCGTGATACGGAAGATGACGATGATCATCAATCAGCAGATAAATTGAATGTCGAAGTTGAGACAACTAAGGAATAA
- the rpsG gene encoding 30S ribosomal protein S7 gives MPRKGPVAKRDVLPDPMYNSKLVTRLINKMMVDGKKGKSQTILYNAFDIVRERSDKEPMEVFEQALKNIMPVLEVRARRVGGANYQVPVEVRPERRTTLGLRWLVNYARLRGEKTMEERLAYEILDAANNAGASVKKREDTHKMAEANKAFAHYRW, from the coding sequence ATGCCTCGTAAAGGACCTGTTGCGAAACGTGACGTGTTACCAGATCCAATGTACAATTCGAAACTAGTAACACGCCTAATCAACAAAATGATGGTTGACGGTAAAAAAGGTAAATCTCAAACAATTCTTTATAACGCTTTCGATATCGTTCGTGAACGTTCAGATAAAGAACCAATGGAAGTATTCGAGCAAGCTCTTAAGAACATCATGCCTGTTCTTGAAGTACGCGCTCGTCGTGTTGGTGGTGCTAACTACCAAGTTCCAGTTGAGGTTCGTCCAGAACGCCGTACAACTTTAGGTCTTCGCTGGTTAGTAAACTATGCTCGTCTTCGTGGTGAAAAAACTATGGAAGAGCGTCTAGCTTACGAAATCTTAGATGCAGCTAACAATGCTGGTGCATCTGTTAAGAAACGTGAAGACACTCATAAAATGGCAGAAGCTAACAAAGCATTTGCTCATTACCGTTGGTAG